ATTAGTAGCGGAATTAAGCGCTTGGCTATGCGAAATCACTGGTTTCGCTGCAATGTCCATGCAGCCAAATTCGGGAGCACAGGGTGAATATGCCGGATTAATGGCTATTCGTGGTTACCATGAAAGCAGAGGCGATCATCACCGTAATGTTGCCTTGATTCCTTCTTCTGCACATGGAACAAACCCTGCATCGGCTGTAATGGCGGGTATGAAAGTGGTTGTTACAAAATGTGACGAACGCGGAAATATTGATGTTGCTGATTTGAAAGCGAGAGCTGAACAATATAAGGACGAGTTGTCTTGTCTGTTGGTAACATATCCTTCAACACACGGTGTTTACGAAGAAAGTATTATTGAAATCTGTTCAATGATCCATTCATTTGGCGGACAGGTTTATATGGATGGTGCAAATATGAATGCACAAGTTGGTTTGACAAGTCCCGCTTCAATTGGAGCTGACGTTTGCCACTTGAACCTGCATAAAACATTCTGTATTCCTCACGGAGGTGGTGGACCAGGTGTTGGACCGATCGGCGTTGGAGAGCATCTTATTCCATTCCTTCCAGGTCACGTGAATTTGGGTAAACAATCTGAGCATTTAACAGCTGGACAGGCAGGAGCAGTTTCTGCTGCACCTTATGGTAGTGCAAGTATTCTTACTATTTCATATGCATATATCGCAATGATGGGTGGAGAAGGACTTACAAATGCTACCAAGTACGCGATTTTGAACGCTAATTATATCAAGGAACGTCTTGCAGGACATTACGAAGTTCTTTATACAGGAACAAACGGACGTTGTGCACATGAGATGATCCTGGATTGTCGTCCGTTTAAAGCGGCCGGTGTTGAGGCGGAGGATTTGGCAAAACGCTTAATGGATTACGGTTTCCATGCACCGACATTATCTTTCCCGGTTGCTGGTACTTTAATGATTGAGCCAACGGAATCTGAATCGAAAGCGGAATTGGATCGTTTTTGTGATACAATGATTGCGATCAGAAATGAAGTGCGTGAAGTGGAAGAAGGTATTGCGGATAAAACAGATAACGTTCTTAAAAATGCGCCGCACACATCACGCGTTGTACTTGCAGATGTTTGGGAACATGCTTACGGTCGCGAGAAAGCTGCTTTCCCATTGCCTCATTTACGTTTCAATAAATTTTGGCCAAGTGTTAGTCGTGTAGACAGCGCTTTTGGAGATAGAAATCTGATTTGTTCTTGTATTCCGGTTGAGGCTTATGCTGAGGTGGAGTAGGAGATAGCACCAGTTAATATAATTTATAAAAGGAGCGATTTCGAAAGAGATTGCTCCTTTTGTTGTTTTGCTCCTTTGGAGCATCCTGTTTATATCAAATCATTTAGATGCTCGTTCTTGGCTCCATAGGAGCCTCCTCGTTCAAACTATAAAATAGGAAACTCTTACAGAGTTCAAACCCAGACATTGAAAACTTTCTTCTATAAACAGGATGCTCTAACGAGCGGTTCTGGTTTATAATTAATTTTATCCAATAATATAAACCCCTAAAACAAAAAAAAGCGAATCAGTAACGATTCGCTTTCTATAAAATAATGAATATATCTTGAAATCAACTAGAAGTGTCTTTCTCCAATTTCTCTCTTACCCAACATCACTGCACCAACCATTGCCACTAAAAGCAAGATAGAAGCTAATTCAAAAGGAAGTAAATATTCGCGGAAAAGAAGCTTTCCAAGACTTTCAATCATACCAACCTGAGAATCGAATGTATTTGGATCTGCCGGGGCGATGATTGTTTTACGATAAGCGCCGAAAAGAATTACGAAAACGGTTCCTCCAACAATCGCTGCTGCAATTTTTGTCAGACTGTTTTTTGCTTCCTCGTGAATATCCTTAACGTTAAGGAACATGATCACAAAAAGGAACAATACCATGATTGCTCCCGCATAAACGATAATATTTACTGCGGCAAGGAATTGGGCATTCAATAAAATATAATGTCCTGAAAGCGTAAAAAAAGTCAGGATAAGATAAAGCACACTGTGGATAGGGTTTTTTGACAGGATGACCATCAAAGCACTAAGCACAGTTAAAAAAGACAAAAAATAAAAAAATGATAGCGTCGGATTCATAATATTTTTGAATTGCTGATTCAGTATTTTCGAAAATCAGGGAATAGCTCTTGGAACAACGTTGGTAACTTCACCATTTGCTCTTTTTCTGTCCAGAATATGAGCTTCTTCTTTTGTCCAAGCTTCACGGGTATAACGATTGTTCATATCTTCTACCAATAAATCTTTTCCCCAGATCACCTGATTACGATCATTAAAAACAGGAATAAACTCATCATGACGCAAATATACCGCTTGTTTCGGACAAGCTTCTTCACACAGACCGCAGAAAATACAACGCAGCATATTTACTTCATAAACCGCAGCGTATTTTTCTTCTCTGTAAAGTGTTTCTTCGCCTTTTTCACGTTCAGCCGCGACCATGGAAATTGCTTCTGCCGGACATGCAACTGCGCATAATCCGCAGGCAGTACAACGTTCACGTCCGTCTTCGTCTCTTTTAAGTATATGTCTTCCACGGAAAACAGGTCCTAAATACCGTTTTACCTCAGGATATTGAATCGTTACTTTCTTAGCGAAAAAGTGCTTTAAGGTAATCGCAAGACCAGTCGCAATAGCGGGTAGGTAGGCGCGTTCCATCAGCGTCATTTCTTTATTGCTTACTTGCTTAGAGCGATTTGTCAATTGCATGGCAATAGGGATTTTTGTTACTTAGTTCAACAGAGCAGTAATGTATGGCTTCAAGAAAAGCACACTTGCTCCGGTGATAATAATGTTAAAGATAGCCAATGGAATCAGTTTTTTCCAACCTAAGTTCATCAATTGGTCATAACGGAAACGTGGAAGTGTCCATCTAACCCACATGTAGAAAAAGATAAAGAATAAAGCTTTTCCAAAGAATACGCCTGTACCGATCAAGGTAGCAATATTGTGGCCTGTTGTTGTACCTAATGCTGCTGTCAATTGGTTGTATACCCAATCCATTCCAGGATAATTGTATCCGCCAAAATAAAGTACAGAAATAATAGCCGAAGATACGAACATGTTGATATACTCTGCGAACAGGTAAAATCCAAGTTTCATACTTCCATATTCCGTATGGTATCCACCTACAAGCTCCGTTTCGCATTCTGGCAAATCGAAAGGAACGCGGTTACATTCAGCGAAAGAACAGGTTAAGAAAATGATGAAACCCAACGGCTGGTAAAAAATATTCCAGTTTCCACCATGTTGCTGAGCAACAATATCACCAAGAGATAAAGAACTGCTCATCATCAAAATAGCGATCAGGGAAAGCCCCATTGCTACCTCATAACTAATATTTTGAGAAGCTGCACGAATTGCACCAAGTAGTGAAAACTTGTTGTTTGATGCCCAGCCACCAATCATAATTCCATAAACGCCCAAGGCGACAACGCCAAAAACGTAAAGAATACCAATGTTCGATTCAACACCCTGAAGAACAACTTCAACGCCGCCGTAACGGAAAGTACTGCCAAAAGGGATTACCGCACTGGCAAGTAAAGCGGTTAACATCGCTAAACTTGGTCCGGAAATAAATAACCATTTGTTAGCAAGTGCAGGAATAAAATCTTCTTTGAAGAACATTTTTCCGGCATCAGCCAAAGGTTGTAATAATCCACCCGGCCCCGCTCTGTTTGGTCCCATCCGGTCCTGGATAAAACCAGCCACTTTACGCTCTCCCCAGGTCGAGTACATAGCGATAAGTAGTGTTAAAACAAAAACAACCAGGATTGTTAAAGTCTTGATAATAAACTCAGTTAATTCCATTTTTTTACTTTACAGTTAAATAGTAATGTCAGAAATTAATTTCTGTTACCTGTTAATAGCGAACGATGATTTGCCTTATCGTTATTCTCTATGCTTTGATGGCGAACAGTTTCGATATCTGTGGTGTATTCGCGTTCGTCGTCAATTGGTTTAAACTGCGTTGCAGCAAGTTTAAGAGAGAAATCAGGTTTTGCGATAAGATCTTTACGATACTTATTAGCAGAAATAACAGAACTGCGTTTCACTTTCGTTGGTCCTTCAATAACCCAGTCGCTGGTTTTCTTACGTTCAAAACGGCATTTGTTGCAAATGAACTCGTTAACTTCACCCCACATATTTTTGCGGGCTGTCACGCGGATCACTTCGTCACCACGGTACCAAAGTGTAACTTTTCCACTGCATTTGTCGCAATCGCAATGTGCATCTTCCGGTTTTGAGAACCAAACACGACTTTTGAAACGGTACGTTTTATCAGTCAAAGCACCTACCGGGCAAACATCGATAACATTTCCGGAGAAATCATTATCAATTGCTTTTTCAATATAAGTACTGATTTCCGAAGCATCCCCACGATTCATAACCCCGTGAACACGTTTGTTGGTAATCTGATCAGCGGTGTAAACACAACGATAGCACAAAATGCAACGCGTCATGTGAAGCTGCACAAAAGGACCAATATCTATTTTGTCAAAAGTTCTGCGGTCTTCTTCGTAGCGTGTTTTTACAGATCCATGCTCAAAAGAGAAATCCTGAAGATGACATTCGCCAGCCTGGTCACAAACCGGACAGTCAAGCGGATGGTTAATCAAAAGGAATTCAACAATGCTTTTACGTGTATCAAGAACAGCCGGATTCGTTGTATTTTCAACGATCATACCTTCCTGAACCTGTGTAATACATGACGGAACAAGCTTAGGCATCGGACGCGGATCTTTTGCAGAACCAGCTGCAACACGAACTAAACAAGCACGGCATTTACCTCCCGATGTAGGAAGTGGTTTGTAATAACACATGGCAGGTGGTACCAAATGTCCCTGGCTCTCATCTGCTTCGGCAATTTTACGTGCCGCCTGCATGATGGTAGTTCCCGGTTCCACTTCGACTTCAATGCCGTCGAAAGTTATTTTTATTAACTGAGGTTTTACTTCTTCCATATCAAGACTTCAATAATCGTCTTAGTTACTTAAATCTATATATCCAATCCCGTTTTAAAGAATAATAAAACAGGATATTTGGTATTTAACCTCTTGAAATCAGGCTAATACAGCACCCATAAATACAGCGCCTGGTTGGGTCGCTTCTTTCGGGCTGTTAATATGCCATTCAAATTCCTCACGGAAATGACGGATTGCGCTGGCAATTGGCCAGGCAGCTGCATCACCTAACGGACAAATTGTATTTCCTTCAATTTTTTTGGCAACATCAACAAGCAGATCTATATCATGCATGCTTCCGTGACCATGTTCAATACGGTGAAGAACTTTCTCCATCCAGCCAGTACCTTCACGACAAGGACTGCACTGTCCGCATGATTCGTGGTGATAAAAACGAGAGAAGTTCCAGGTATTACGAACAATACAAGCTGTTTCATCAAAAACAATAAAACCGCCTGATCCTAACATTGTTCCGGTTGCAAAACCACCATCCGATAAAGATTCATAACTCATCAAGCGATCTTCACCAGCTGCTGTTTTTGTAATCAAATGTGCAGGTAAAATAGGTACTGAAGAACCTCCCGCAACCAATGCTTTCAGGTAATGTCCTTTACGGATACCACCACAATATTCATCTGAGTTAAGGAATTCGTCAACGCTAAGACCTAACTCAATTTCATAAACGCCTGGTTTCTGAATATGTCCGGAAGCTGAAATAAGTTTCGTTCCTGTACTTCTTCCAATTCCGATTGCCGCATAAGCATCACCACCATTGTTAATAACCCAAGGCATATTGGCAATGGATTCAACATTATTAACTACGGTTGGGCTTTGGTATAACCCTTTCACCGCAGGAAATGGTGGCTTATTACGAGGGTTTCCTCTTTTACCTTCCAAAGATTCAAGCAGAGCAGTTTCTTCACCACAAATGTAAGCACCGCCACCTGGCTGTACTACAAGTTCAAGATCATAACCGCTTCCTAATATATTTTTACCCAAAAAACCATTTGCTTTCGCTTCTTCAATAGCTTTTTCAAGGATTCTGATTACATACATAAGTTCACCACGTACGTATATAAAAGACTTGTTCGCTCCCAAAGCGTAGCTGGAAACGATCATTCCTTCAATAAGTAAGTGAGGAATTGATTTCATCAGGTGGTGATCTTTAAAAGTACCAGGCTCTGATTCATCTGCATTACAAACTAAATAACGGGGAATACCTTCCGGTTTTGCCAAAAAGCCCCATTTCATTCCCATTGGAAATCCAGCACCACCACGTCCACGTATCCCGGATTTCTTCGCTTCTTCCACAACCTCTTCCGAGGACATGGTTTTTATCGCTTTTTCAACAGCAGCATAACCGCCTTGTTTGCGATATACCTCAAAGGTTTCAATACCTGGAACATTGATATGCTCTGTCAATATTTTTCTAGCCATTTTCAGGGTAATATTTTCAGCTTATAAAAAGGCTTATTTACTCAATTCTTCAATGATCTCGTCAACACGTTCGCGGGTCAGGTTCATGTAGAATTTCTCACGAATCTGGAAAACCGGTCCCCAGCCGCAAGCTGCAAGACATTCTACTTCTTTGATTGTGAAAAGACCATCAGCAGTAGTCTGGCCAGCCTGAATGCCCAGTTTTTGTTTTAGATAATCATATATTTCTTCCCCACCCATCAGGCAGCAAGGGCCTGTACGGCAATATTCAATCACATGTTTTCCAACCGGATCAAGGTGATACATTGTATAAAATGTAGCTACCTCATAAACTTCAACCGGCTCGATACTCAATATTTCGGCCACATGATCCATTACCTCACTGCTTACCCATCCCCATTGTTCCTGGGCAATATGTAAAACAGGAAGCAAGGCCGATTTTTGGCGGCCTTCAGGATAACGTGCAATAACTTCTTTTACTTTCGCAAGTCGTTCCGGGGTAAACGCAACGGGATTTGGTGTTTCAGTCATTTCTAATGCGATCTTTTGAAAATCAAATAATCAATCTGATTTTATGCGTCCAACTCTCCTGCAATAACATTCAGGCTACTCATGGTTAGAATAGCATCTGAAAGCGTGCTTCCTTTGCACATTTCAGGATAGGCCTGATAATATATAAAACTCGGGCGACGGAAATGCAGACGATACGGGGCTCTGCCTCCATCGCTGATCAGATAAAATCCAAGTTCTCCGTTTCCGCCTTCCACAGCGTGATAAACTTCTCCGATTGGCGCATCTATTTCTCCCATTACAATTTTGAAATGGTAAATAAGTGCCTCCATATTGCTGTAAACTTCCTTTTTAGGGGGTAAATAATACTCAGGGGTATCAGCGAAATAAGGTCCTTCCGGAAGGTTTTCCAAAGCCTGTTCAATAATTTTCAGACTCTGCCACATTTCTTCCATCCGTACATTGTAGCGATCAAAAGTATCGCCGCTTTGTCCTACCGGAATGCTGAAATCGAAATCTTCGTAAGAGGAATATGGCTCCATTACACGAACATCGTAGTCCAAACCGGCTGCACGTAAGTTTGGCCCGGTAAAGCCATAGGATAGTGCGCGTTCCAGAGAGATTGGTCCAACATTAATAACCCGGTCCATAAAAATACGGTTACGGCTCATCAATTTGTCAAACTCGCTCAAAACAGGAGGAAAGCTTTTAATAAATTCACGGATTTTACGAATGGCTGTGCTTGACAAATCACGCTCCATACCACCGATACGTCCCATGTTTGTTGTTAAACGTGCCCCACAAACTTCTTCGTAGATTTCGTAAATATCCTCACGTTTTTGCATTACGTAAAGGAATCCGGAGAAAGCACCCGAATCCACACCCAGGATACTGTTACAGATCAAATGGTCCGAAATACGGGCAAGTTCCATCATGATCACGCGAATGTATTGCGCACGTTTTGGAACCTGGATTTGCAGAAATTTTTCCATCGTCATATGCCATCCAAAATTATTGATTGGCGACGAGCAATAATTCATGCGGTCAGTAAGTGTTGTCAGCTGATAGTACGGGCGTCTTTCAGCAATTTTTTCGAAAGCTCTGTGAATATAACCAATGGTCTGCTCTCCGGAAACGATCTTTTCACCATCCATTTGCAGGATATTCTGAAAAATTCCGTGGGTTGCCGGGTGGGTAGGACCAAGGTTTAGGGTTGTAAGTTCCTCGATCAATTCAGGCAATTCTGATTGAGAAGGAACATTATGCGGTAATAATTCGATATCTGCCATAGCTTACTCTTTTCCTGATAGGGTCATCGACCAAAAAGCGCATCAATTTTATCTTCACGTGTAGCATCTTCAAGCGCGTATTGTTTACGCATCGGGAAATAATCCATTTCCTCAATGTTCAGAATACGTACCAGATTTGGATGTCCGTCAAAAAGAATTCCGAAGAAGTCATACGTTTCACGCTCCATCCAGTTTGCGCTGGCATAAAGAACCGTCGCGGTTGGAATATGAATATCAGCTTCTGCGATAAATACTTTGATACGGATTCTGAAATTATGAATAAAGCTATGCGCGTGATAAACCACAGCAAACTCACGGTCAGTATTGTCAGGATAGTGAACACCTGTAATATCTGTAAGAAAGTTAATCTGAAAGTTTTTATGCTTATTCAAAAATTCAAGAACAGGGATAATTTCTTCCCGGGTTGTAGAGAGCGTCAGTAGTCCATAAGGCTCTTCAAAGTCAAAAACCTGATCACCAAATTTCCCCAATAGCTCTTCGGCTACTTCCTGATTGCTTAGCATAGGTAATTATTGAATATTATAGGATGCTAATAATTCCTGGTATTCGTCGGTATTTCTGCGACGAAGTTTTTCGTTTTGGGCCAGTTTCTGAATGCCC
The sequence above is drawn from the Dyadobacter subterraneus genome and encodes:
- a CDS encoding NADH-quinone oxidoreductase subunit C, which codes for MLSNQEVAEELLGKFGDQVFDFEEPYGLLTLSTTREEIIPVLEFLNKHKNFQINFLTDITGVHYPDNTDREFAVVYHAHSFIHNFRIRIKVFIAEADIHIPTATVLYASANWMERETYDFFGILFDGHPNLVRILNIEEMDYFPMRKQYALEDATREDKIDALFGR
- the nuoF gene encoding NADH-quinone oxidoreductase subunit NuoF, yielding MARKILTEHINVPGIETFEVYRKQGGYAAVEKAIKTMSSEEVVEEAKKSGIRGRGGAGFPMGMKWGFLAKPEGIPRYLVCNADESEPGTFKDHHLMKSIPHLLIEGMIVSSYALGANKSFIYVRGELMYVIRILEKAIEEAKANGFLGKNILGSGYDLELVVQPGGGAYICGEETALLESLEGKRGNPRNKPPFPAVKGLYQSPTVVNNVESIANMPWVINNGGDAYAAIGIGRSTGTKLISASGHIQKPGVYEIELGLSVDEFLNSDEYCGGIRKGHYLKALVAGGSSVPILPAHLITKTAAGEDRLMSYESLSDGGFATGTMLGSGGFIVFDETACIVRNTWNFSRFYHHESCGQCSPCREGTGWMEKVLHRIEHGHGSMHDIDLLVDVAKKIEGNTICPLGDAAAWPIASAIRHFREEFEWHINSPKEATQPGAVFMGAVLA
- a CDS encoding NADH-quinone oxidoreductase subunit J family protein — its product is MNPTLSFFYFLSFLTVLSALMVILSKNPIHSVLYLILTFFTLSGHYILLNAQFLAAVNIIVYAGAIMVLFLFVIMFLNVKDIHEEAKNSLTKIAAAIVGGTVFVILFGAYRKTIIAPADPNTFDSQVGMIESLGKLLFREYLLPFELASILLLVAMVGAVMLGKREIGERHF
- the nuoD gene encoding NADH dehydrogenase (quinone) subunit D; protein product: MADIELLPHNVPSQSELPELIEELTTLNLGPTHPATHGIFQNILQMDGEKIVSGEQTIGYIHRAFEKIAERRPYYQLTTLTDRMNYCSSPINNFGWHMTMEKFLQIQVPKRAQYIRVIMMELARISDHLICNSILGVDSGAFSGFLYVMQKREDIYEIYEEVCGARLTTNMGRIGGMERDLSSTAIRKIREFIKSFPPVLSEFDKLMSRNRIFMDRVINVGPISLERALSYGFTGPNLRAAGLDYDVRVMEPYSSYEDFDFSIPVGQSGDTFDRYNVRMEEMWQSLKIIEQALENLPEGPYFADTPEYYLPPKKEVYSNMEALIYHFKIVMGEIDAPIGEVYHAVEGGNGELGFYLISDGGRAPYRLHFRRPSFIYYQAYPEMCKGSTLSDAILTMSSLNVIAGELDA
- a CDS encoding NuoI/complex I 23 kDa subunit family protein is translated as MQLTNRSKQVSNKEMTLMERAYLPAIATGLAITLKHFFAKKVTIQYPEVKRYLGPVFRGRHILKRDEDGRERCTACGLCAVACPAEAISMVAAEREKGEETLYREEKYAAVYEVNMLRCIFCGLCEEACPKQAVYLRHDEFIPVFNDRNQVIWGKDLLVEDMNNRYTREAWTKEEAHILDRKRANGEVTNVVPRAIP
- a CDS encoding 2Fe-2S iron-sulfur cluster-binding protein translates to MEEVKPQLIKITFDGIEVEVEPGTTIMQAARKIAEADESQGHLVPPAMCYYKPLPTSGGKCRACLVRVAAGSAKDPRPMPKLVPSCITQVQEGMIVENTTNPAVLDTRKSIVEFLLINHPLDCPVCDQAGECHLQDFSFEHGSVKTRYEEDRRTFDKIDIGPFVQLHMTRCILCYRCVYTADQITNKRVHGVMNRGDASEISTYIEKAIDNDFSGNVIDVCPVGALTDKTYRFKSRVWFSKPEDAHCDCDKCSGKVTLWYRGDEVIRVTARKNMWGEVNEFICNKCRFERKKTSDWVIEGPTKVKRSSVISANKYRKDLIAKPDFSLKLAATQFKPIDDEREYTTDIETVRHQSIENNDKANHRSLLTGNRN
- the nuoH gene encoding NADH-quinone oxidoreductase subunit NuoH; its protein translation is MELTEFIIKTLTILVVFVLTLLIAMYSTWGERKVAGFIQDRMGPNRAGPGGLLQPLADAGKMFFKEDFIPALANKWLFISGPSLAMLTALLASAVIPFGSTFRYGGVEVVLQGVESNIGILYVFGVVALGVYGIMIGGWASNNKFSLLGAIRAASQNISYEVAMGLSLIAILMMSSSLSLGDIVAQQHGGNWNIFYQPLGFIIFLTCSFAECNRVPFDLPECETELVGGYHTEYGSMKLGFYLFAEYINMFVSSAIISVLYFGGYNYPGMDWVYNQLTAALGTTTGHNIATLIGTGVFFGKALFFIFFYMWVRWTLPRFRYDQLMNLGWKKLIPLAIFNIIITGASVLFLKPYITALLN
- the nuoE gene encoding NADH-quinone oxidoreductase subunit NuoE → MTETPNPVAFTPERLAKVKEVIARYPEGRQKSALLPVLHIAQEQWGWVSSEVMDHVAEILSIEPVEVYEVATFYTMYHLDPVGKHVIEYCRTGPCCLMGGEEIYDYLKQKLGIQAGQTTADGLFTIKEVECLAACGWGPVFQIREKFYMNLTRERVDEIIEELSK